The genome window TCTATTGGCATGCCTAAAGCATTAGCTATTACATGGGAAGTGGTTCCAATTGCTGCAACCTTGTCAATTGAGCTTAAGCCATAGTTTTCATATTTTCCATCATAGATTTCCTTAATCAAGTCGATATCTGCAGACCTTGATCCTCCCTGTTTTATTGGAGGCAATGTAATTATAAGGATTTTACTTTCCTTGATTTCAATGGTTCCTTTAAGATTGGTTAAAGCAACATCAAATCCTTTTTTAGTATCCAATATTACATCAGCGTAAGCATCAGTCTGTGCATTGATTGAAGCGTATAATCTGCCATCTTCCATGAATAAACCTACTTCGTCACCTTCCTTCAAGTCTTCCTTAGCTATTGCAGGCCAGGTAGATTTATAATAAGTCATGGTTTCAAGAACACTGTCAGAATACTTTCTTAAGGTAATTGCATCTTTTTTGACTTTAGCAATTCCCTTTTGGGTAATCTTATATGGTGCTCTACCATCTTTAGATGTGATGTATTCAAGTTCAGTCAATGTTTTGATGTTTTCAGAAACCGCTTGAATTGTAATTCCTAAACGTTCTGCCAAATCCTTTTGCTTAAGATTTGGTTCTTGCTTAGAGATTTCCCCTAAAATTTGAAAATGAGTCAATGCTCCTCTTTTTTGTAAGATTTCCATAATAACCACTTAATTTTTTAATTGAAAGAATTAATTATTTCTAGTTAATAGTTACTTTGTCATTTATAATATTTAAAGTTTATTTTAGTTTTTTATAAAGTTTATTTGAATGTAAAATTTATTTAAAAAATTTACTTAAAAAAAAATAGTTTTTAAATGAGTATAAATAAAAATAGTCTTAATAAATGTATATATAAAAAAATAGTGTTGGTATTAATAAATTGGCATTGGAGGATTAATCAAGTACCAATTTACCTTCCAATTCCTTGTTCATCATGTCAAAGAATTCCTCTTTTTGGTCTTTACGGATATAAGCACCACAAGCTACATCGTGACCTCCACCGTTTCCACCTAAACTCTGAGACACTTTTCTGATTATCTTTCCAAAGTGAACTCCATCATAAGCGAGTAGCTTAGAGCAACGAAGTGAAATCTTCAAGTCATCATTTTCTTCACTCACTTGTGTAAATGCAATCATAGGTTTTCTCCAATCCCCTTGACTTAGAACCATTCCAGCGATTGTACCTACAACATTGCTTCTTATGCCTGCACCGTCAAAATACTGAAGATTTTTCATTTGAACTATTGAGTCAGATTCTCCAATCATCTTGATGTTTTGAGCCAAATAGAATCTGTGGGCTTTTGAAATCTCTTCCAATTCATCAAGCACAACAGCCCTGTCGCTTTCAATATCTATTGAAACACTATTGCCGCTTAGGATCTCATTTCTCTTTATGGTTAAATCCAATAGCTTCAATGCAACTTCTGGCCTTTCATTTCTAACGCATGCATTCATTGCTGTAGAGAATTCAGAAGCATCCCTTAAGAAAGTGTACTTCTCTTCATTATCAAATTCGTAGCTTTCTCCCATAACTAGTTTTGGAGCATGGATAGCATATCTGCTTGGGATTTCCTTTGTAATCATGTTGATTAACTCTTTGATTAACTTGAATTTGTCTGGTTGGCTTAAATCGCAAGACCTGATTGATGTGTCATTAACAGGATTTCTGGTATTTATGCCAAGTTTTTTCAACAAATCCAATGACCTATTCTGGTCATTTGTAATTTCCAAGTTAACATCGCTGAAATAGGATAATGCAACAAACAAAGGTCTTGTCTGTCTGCCGTATAATGATAAGTCATTTGTGATTGTCTTAACCAATCCCTCTTCTTCAGCATCCTTAAGGATAGTTCTATTCAATCCTTCCAGCTTTCCGGTCTTACCGTTTTGTATATCTCCAATAGCTGCCAATATTCCAAGCCAGCTTAAATCTGTAAAACCGAACTCCTTAGCAAGAAGGTAGCATAGACCTCCTCCACAGATTTCCTGAGAACCGTCTATTCCATAAAAAATAGGGTTGATTTCCAGGTATTCATAATCTACAGTATTGCCGTAATCAATGTCTCTAAGTGGAGGGTGGTGATCAAGAATAAGTATTTTGGAATCATTATTTGCATTCTTATCAACAGGCTGTCCAGATCCAAGGTCTGAAAATATTGTCAATTCATGTTCAATCGGAACATTTTCCAAAGCATCTAAGTTAACGATTTCAATTTCAAAATCCTTTCCTAATTGTCTGCCTATCTTTTTTAGGATTCCTGTTAGGATAGCTCCGGATGAGATTCCGTCGCAGTCAGTATGGCTGTAAATTTTAATGTCTTTTGAAGATTCTATAAGTCTTCTAGCTTCTTCATATCTTTCTTTCATTTTTGGTGGTATGCTTGTCATCTTAACGCCTTTATTTTGTTTTTAGTGAATAATTGTATTTGATCTTAATTTTTTTATTATTTTTATTTTTTTATAGTGGATTAAGGAATTATTTTTTCCATTTTCCTTTTTTGCCTTTTTTATTGTTAGGCCTATTTGATTGTTTGGTTTCTCTCATTTGCTTGATGGTGTTTGATAAATTGATTAGAATTTCCTTTTTGCTGTCATCACTGGTAATTATGACTCTTCCTGATTTATTGTACCATTCTCCAGGATAAGCCTTATCCTCTTCAGCATAATACTTGTATCTTAATTTTTGAGTAGCCTTCACGATTTCCTTGATTCTTGGTTCAGAGATAGCATACTCTTTGGATATTTTTCTGCCTTCATTCAATGATTTTCTAGCATCAAGATATATCGGCCAAATCATAACGTCTTTCATTTTTTCACCTCTTCAAGATTTTTCTCTTCTTTCTTATTTATAATATGTTAGCATAATATTTAAAAATTATTTATTTTGATAAGCAATTTTTTTTAAATTACTCATTATTTGATTTTCAATAGGACTTTAATGAATTTTAGAATTAGCTTGTATTTCAATCCATTCTTCTTGCCATGTTCTATCATTTCAATCTCATTAAGGAATACCTTATTTTCCTCTTTTGAATTTTCCCGGCTTAACCATAGACTAATCCAATTCAATAGGTAAGGATTCAGGAAGAGATCTTTATTCCTGATGCCATATTCATCAGAAAGCTCTGAAGACAATCTGTAGGCTTTCAGTGAATCGTGCACTAATCTGAAGTTAATGTTTTTTGTAATGGACTTGTCTTCATCTTCAAGTCTCATGAAATAATTGTAGACAATCTTATTGTTTAAAAACAGAATTCCCTTTTTGCTTTTGGCATACGATTCCAATAGGAAGTTCAAGTCCTCAGCAGAGATGCATTCTGGAAACTTGATGCCATTTTCCCTTATCAGTTCGGTTCTGTATATCTTAGACCAGAATGATGGCAAGATCTTTAAAATAGCTATTTCATCATTCTTTTCCGCTTTGAAATCCTTAATGAATATCTCTTCATTGTTTTCCTTCTTAATGGATTTACCATAAAAGAATCTGCTCATGATGTTTTTCCAGAGTGAACCTATGAATCCATTTAAGTTAGAACCTTTAACCAAATCATCAAGGTAATCGACATATGGCTTTTTTAAGTTGTCTACGTATGGAGTGTATGACTTTCGAATGATATTTTTCTCTGGATAATGCCTCAAGTATCTTCCAAAGGCAATGTCGCATTCATATTCATTGATCTTATTGTATAATGTTTCACATGCATCCAAAGGATAAGTGTCATCTGAATCTATGAACATCAGATAGTCTCCATTCACATGGTCCAATGCTATGTTTCGAGGACCAAATGCCCCACCCATGTTTTTCACAAGGTGGATTGACTTAATGGTTTCCTTATTGGTCTCATTGTTGATTCTTTCCTTATAATCTTCAATTATCTGCTTTGTATTGTCTGTGGAACAGTCATTAGCTATTATTATTTCCAGGTTTTCAATTCCTATTGTTTGATTGATAACTGAATCTAAAGTAATTGGAAGATATTTCTCTCCATTGTAAACAGGTATGATTATGCTTATCTTAAATTGGCTGATAGAAATTCCTCCTTTACTTAGATTATTTATTCATAGTTATTTAATTGGTAAAATTTGTCTTTTAATTTTGATTGTTCAATTCCCTAAACATCAAGTCAATCATGTCCTTGACAGTGTATCTTTCAGGATAAATGTGCTTTACATTGTAATCGTCAAGTATTTTTCCAGTTATTGGCCCAATAGCTACTGTAAGTGTGGAACTTGATAACTTTTCAACAAGTTCATCCTTTTGATCATCTTCAGCCGTCTTGAATAGGTTCACCACAGTAAGTGGACTTGTAAATGTTATTCCATCTATCCTTTCATCTATGATTTCTTGAATTAAATTTTCAATGTCTTTTTTGTCATCTGGAATGACTGACTTATAGCTTTCTGCCATGATGACTTCAGCCCCCATGTTTTTGAGTTCTTCAGGTAAAATAGTCCTTGCAGAAAATGTACGAGGGACGCCAACAATTTTATTATTTAAGTCGATTCTTTTAAATTCTTCAATGAGTCCTTCAGCAGTATAATCCTTTGGTATGATATTTATATGGAGTCCTTTATTCATAGCTACTTCTGCAGTTTTTGTGCCAATAGTAGCAATTTTGCAATCAGGATTTAAAGTTTGAGCAAAGTCCGGATAAAACTTGAATATTGAATCGATTGAACTGACTGAAGTGAATATTAACCAGTCCAATTCTTCAAATCTGCCCATCAATTCCTTTAGTGAATCGGTATTTTCCAGTTTCAATTCCAATGTTGGCACGATAAGCGCTTCTCCTCCATAGTTTTCTATGAATTCCTTTGCAGCTTTAGATCTTTCTTTTGGTCTTGTAATAGCTATTCTCTTTACCATATTTCCACATCTTGAGAGTATAATTAATATTATATTTATTGTTTTATAAATCTTATTTAATACTTATTTAAATTTATATAATACTTATATCTAAAATTATATATGTAAAAAAATATGTATAAATTTTATCAATTTATTTAAATTATATTTATCCGTGATATTAATGAAGATTTTATTTTTGAACTTACCCTATGAATTCAATATAAGCAGGGCAAGCAGATGGCCTGAAAAGACCAAATCAGGCACTTTGTACTATCCATATTGGTTAGCATACTGTGTTGGAGTGTGTGAAAGGGAAGGATTTGAATGCAAGCTTGTTGATTGCATTACAAAGGCATACTCAATTGAGGATACCGTCAATGAAGTGAAGGGGTATGAACCTGATTATATCATGGCTGAGATTACAACCCCTACCTGCGCTTATGATTATAAGGTTATCAATTCAATTAAGGAAGCTTATCCTAAAGCTAAAATAATGATTGGAGGAACTCATGCAACCATTTTGCCTGATGCAGTTCTTAATGAATGCTTAGGCATTGACTATATCCTTCGTCAGGAATATGACTATACAGTTGGTGAACTTATAATTTCTGATGATGTGTCAAATGTCAAGGGAGTTTCATATAGGGTGAACTGCGATGGTGATGATATTGCTGCTTTAGATGATGTTAATCTATTAGCTGATTCCATTGATTTTGCTGTCAAGCATACTGAAGATAGAGAGCCATTAGATGATTTGGATAGCCTTCCTTATGTTTCCAAGGTTTATGAGAAATACTTGAACTTTGATGATTACGCTTATGCATTTGCCCAAAAGCCAATGATTCAAATCGTTTCATCAAGAGGATGTCCAAACCAGTGCAATTTCTGCAGCTATCCATCTACAATGGGTGGAAGAATTTACAGGACAAGATCTGTCAGTGACCTTGCAGATGAGTTTGAATATATTCTAAATGAGCTTCCGGAGATTAAGGAGATCTTCATTGAGGATGATACATTCACTGTAAACCAGCCAAGAGTCATTGAGTTCTGTGATGAAATCAAAAGAAGAGGTTTGGAGCCTGTTTGGTCCTGCAATACAAGAGTGGATTTGACTTTCGAAACCATGAAAAAGATGAAGGATGCAGGTTGCAGATTGCTTGTTTGCGGTTATGAATCTGGAAATCAGGAAGTCTTGAATGAAATCAAGAAGGGAATAACTCTTGAGCAATCCAAGGCATTTGCGGAAAATGCAAGGAAATTGGACATTAAGGTGTTCGGATGCTTTATGATTGGCCTTACCGGTGACAGTCTTGAAACAATCGATGAAACCTATAAGTTTGCTCAATCAGTTTATCCTGACATGTGTTTCTTCCAGCAAGCGGTGCCTTTCCCAGGAACCGGATTCTATGATTGGGCTAAAGAGAATGGTTATCTTATTACAGAAGATTATTCCAAATGGTTAAATGATGACGGTTACTTGAATTGCCTTGTAGATTATCCTTATGCTGATCATAGGGAGATAGAGAAATTAAGGGACAATTTGATGAGCAAATATTATTTCTCATTTGCATATATTGTGAAGACTTTCTTGGCAAATCTTGATTGGGCAGAGTTTAGACGTGTAATGCGTGGAGGAACCCAATACATTGTATTTAGAGTAAAAAAAGCTTTGAAAAGGCAGATAATTTAGATTGATTTCCAAACTTTTCTAAAAAGAGTTTATTAAAATTTCTTCTTTTTTAGCACTATTTTTTAATTTTTTAAAAGGAGTATTTTTTTGTGCTGATTTTTATGATTGTTTAAATCCTATTTTTAAAAAAAGAAAAGTATTAGTTTAAGAGTAAAAACTCTAAACTAACTTAAAATTTTTGCTCAAATTTTGACCGAAGGTCAAAACTTGATTGGATTTATTCTGCATCGGAATATAATAAACCGTATGCTCTGCTTTGTAGGAATGTAGTATATATAGTAACGATACCAGATAAAATTGCCCCGATAATTTCAGAGAAATTTCCAATTCCAGTAGCTATAGCAGATAAAACGTAAGAAATGATTCCTATAATAATGATTATTGCAAGGACTTTTACAATTCCGATTTCTTTGAGGTCATTGATTACTTCGCCAATGTTCAAAGCTTCTCCTAAACTTTCGGTTTTTGCAAATCTACATTGGGCAATTACTAAAAGTATAGCAAATACAATCAATAATATGAATCCTAAAATTAAACCTAATAAAGCTAAAGTTTCATTGATGGCAGATAGGATAACCATTACTATAATTGGAATTATCATGTAAATAACTGATAAAATAAATAATTTAATACCATTGATAATTTGTCTTACGGGATCAATTTCAGGAGCGTTATCTTCTCTGTTGATAGCTATTTTAATAACATCTAACATATATCCTGCAATAAGTGCGAATATTGCTATTGCAATGATGATTCCAACAATTCCTAAAATCCCTAATCCTCCGGATAATAATCCAGTAGCTTCACCAGCGCCAATTAATCCAACACCAGTAATGATTAATTCTAAAAATGCAACAATACCAAGCACCACATAGATTACAAGTGCTTTCACGTTATTAATAGGATACATTGCAGCAT of Methanobrevibacter ruminantium contains these proteins:
- a CDS encoding glycosyltransferase family 2 protein yields the protein MNNLSKGGISISQFKISIIIPVYNGEKYLPITLDSVINQTIGIENLEIIIANDCSTDNTKQIIEDYKERINNETNKETIKSIHLVKNMGGAFGPRNIALDHVNGDYLMFIDSDDTYPLDACETLYNKINEYECDIAFGRYLRHYPEKNIIRKSYTPYVDNLKKPYVDYLDDLVKGSNLNGFIGSLWKNIMSRFFYGKSIKKENNEEIFIKDFKAEKNDEIAILKILPSFWSKIYRTELIRENGIKFPECISAEDLNFLLESYAKSKKGILFLNNKIVYNYFMRLEDEDKSITKNINFRLVHDSLKAYRLSSELSDEYGIRNKDLFLNPYLLNWISLWLSRENSKEENKVFLNEIEMIEHGKKNGLKYKLILKFIKVLLKIK
- a CDS encoding DUF7839 domain-containing protein, with product MEILQKRGALTHFQILGEISKQEPNLKQKDLAERLGITIQAVSENIKTLTELEYITSKDGRAPYKITQKGIAKVKKDAITLRKYSDSVLETMTYYKSTWPAIAKEDLKEGDEVGLFMEDGRLYASINAQTDAYADVILDTKKGFDVALTNLKGTIEIKESKILIITLPPIKQGGSRSADIDLIKEIYDGKYENYGLSSIDKVAAIGTTSHVIANALGMPIDIEFGVSEAAQSAVRKGLNVLILSIGDMSKNIAKDLEEANVPYQVIDAKKINMEL
- a CDS encoding signal recognition particle subunit SRP19/SEC65 family protein, giving the protein MKDVMIWPIYLDARKSLNEGRKISKEYAISEPRIKEIVKATQKLRYKYYAEEDKAYPGEWYNKSGRVIITSDDSKKEILINLSNTIKQMRETKQSNRPNNKKGKKGKWKK
- a CDS encoding uroporphyrinogen-III synthase, coding for MVKRIAITRPKERSKAAKEFIENYGGEALIVPTLELKLENTDSLKELMGRFEELDWLIFTSVSSIDSIFKFYPDFAQTLNPDCKIATIGTKTAEVAMNKGLHINIIPKDYTAEGLIEEFKRIDLNNKIVGVPRTFSARTILPEELKNMGAEVIMAESYKSVIPDDKKDIENLIQEIIDERIDGITFTSPLTVVNLFKTAEDDQKDELVEKLSSSTLTVAIGPITGKILDDYNVKHIYPERYTVKDMIDLMFRELNNQN
- a CDS encoding B12-binding domain-containing radical SAM protein; amino-acid sequence: MKILFLNLPYEFNISRASRWPEKTKSGTLYYPYWLAYCVGVCEREGFECKLVDCITKAYSIEDTVNEVKGYEPDYIMAEITTPTCAYDYKVINSIKEAYPKAKIMIGGTHATILPDAVLNECLGIDYILRQEYDYTVGELIISDDVSNVKGVSYRVNCDGDDIAALDDVNLLADSIDFAVKHTEDREPLDDLDSLPYVSKVYEKYLNFDDYAYAFAQKPMIQIVSSRGCPNQCNFCSYPSTMGGRIYRTRSVSDLADEFEYILNELPEIKEIFIEDDTFTVNQPRVIEFCDEIKRRGLEPVWSCNTRVDLTFETMKKMKDAGCRLLVCGYESGNQEVLNEIKKGITLEQSKAFAENARKLDIKVFGCFMIGLTGDSLETIDETYKFAQSVYPDMCFFQQAVPFPGTGFYDWAKENGYLITEDYSKWLNDDGYLNCLVDYPYADHREIEKLRDNLMSKYYFSFAYIVKTFLANLDWAEFRRVMRGGTQYIVFRVKKALKRQII
- a CDS encoding DUF4013 domain-containing protein yields the protein MEIGEIISDAAMYPINNVKALVIYVVLGIVAFLELIITGVGLIGAGEATGLLSGGLGILGIVGIIIAIAIFALIAGYMLDVIKIAINREDNAPEIDPVRQIINGIKLFILSVIYMIIPIIVMVILSAINETLALLGLILGFILLIVFAILLVIAQCRFAKTESLGEALNIGEVINDLKEIGIVKVLAIIIIIGIISYVLSAIATGIGNFSEIIGAILSGIVTIYTTFLQSRAYGLLYSDAE
- a CDS encoding single-stranded-DNA-specific exonuclease RecJ, with amino-acid sequence MTSIPPKMKERYEEARRLIESSKDIKIYSHTDCDGISSGAILTGILKKIGRQLGKDFEIEIVNLDALENVPIEHELTIFSDLGSGQPVDKNANNDSKILILDHHPPLRDIDYGNTVDYEYLEINPIFYGIDGSQEICGGGLCYLLAKEFGFTDLSWLGILAAIGDIQNGKTGKLEGLNRTILKDAEEEGLVKTITNDLSLYGRQTRPLFVALSYFSDVNLEITNDQNRSLDLLKKLGINTRNPVNDTSIRSCDLSQPDKFKLIKELINMITKEIPSRYAIHAPKLVMGESYEFDNEEKYTFLRDASEFSTAMNACVRNERPEVALKLLDLTIKRNEILSGNSVSIDIESDRAVVLDELEEISKAHRFYLAQNIKMIGESDSIVQMKNLQYFDGAGIRSNVVGTIAGMVLSQGDWRKPMIAFTQVSEENDDLKISLRCSKLLAYDGVHFGKIIRKVSQSLGGNGGGHDVACGAYIRKDQKEEFFDMMNKELEGKLVLD